One Jatrophihabitans sp. DNA window includes the following coding sequences:
- a CDS encoding TraR/DksA C4-type zinc finger protein, translating into MRTPHRATGTPASQGVPRAQREFRAALEQQRLFRLDQLDELTEAAAHAPATDPAQRQVNEILRTSARAALTEVEDALTRLRAGTYGRCERCAEPISLERLEILPMSRYCTPCQHHLQTQSS; encoded by the coding sequence ATGCGCACACCTCACCGCGCCACCGGAACACCGGCGTCCCAAGGTGTTCCTCGAGCTCAGCGGGAATTCCGCGCGGCCCTGGAGCAGCAGCGACTTTTCAGACTCGATCAGCTCGACGAGCTCACCGAGGCGGCAGCGCACGCCCCGGCCACTGACCCCGCTCAGCGGCAGGTCAACGAGATTCTCAGGACAAGCGCCCGGGCGGCGCTCACCGAGGTCGAGGACGCGCTGACTCGCCTGCGAGCCGGCACGTACGGCCGCTGCGAGCGGTGCGCTGAGCCGATCTCACTCGAACGCCTGGAGATCCTGCCGATGTCGCGCTACTGCACGCCCTGCCAGCACCATCTGCAGACGCAGTCGTCCTAG